GAGGTAGATCTGAGTAAAAAGGACAGGGACATCGTAGATGGTATTCTTAAGAAACACCTTGATCAGCAGGGCAATCTGATGCCGGTACTGCAGGAGATAGACAAACATTACAGCTACCTGCCGAAAGATGTCATCCGTTACGTTTCAACGAAGCTTGAAATCGGCATTACCGATATCTACAATATCGCCACTTTCTACAATTCCTTCAGTCTGACGCCAAGAGGTAGACATAAAGTCAGCATCTGCATGGGAACAACATGTTATGTCAAAGGGGCCGAAAAGCTCATGCAGCGGACCTGCGAAGAACTTGGAGTTGAACCAGGCGGCACAACAGAAGATTTAAGGTTCACAGTGGAGGCGGCAAGATGTATCGGCTGCTGCAGCCTCGCCCCGGCAATCATGATCGATGATCGGGTTTACGGCAGGGTTAAACTGAACGATCTCTCCGGAATTCTGAAGGATTACGAATGAGTGCCATGAATAAGATGAAACTGGATCAGCTGGCGCAGAATGGTATGGAATCGTTGTATCCGGAACAGATCAGAATCTCTGTCGGAATGGCGACATGCGGTCTGGCTACAGGGGCACAGGCGGTTTTTGATGAATTCGAGAAAATCCTGAAACAAACAGGCTTTAATGCTGTTCTTTCTAAGACCGGATGTCTTGGTTTCTGCCAGAGGGAACCGATCGTCGATCTCTTCATCCCTGGAATTCCCAGATTGACATATGTCGAAATGACGCCGGAAATAGTTACTGATTTCATGGATGCGCTAGAAGACGGGAACATTCCGAAGGATAATCTTCTTTGCAAGTACGATAAGGAACTTCTGCTCGATGATGTTTTCAGAGAATTTGATCTGATTGAGAAGCAGGATGAACTGTCAGGAGTACCTCTGTACGAAGATATCCCATTTTTCTCCAAACAGCAGAAGATCGCGCTTCGGAACTGCGGGATAATAGATCCGGGTTCTATAGAGGAGTACATCGCGAGGGGCGGATACAGAGCCCTTTTAAAAGTGCTTGGTGGAATGACATCCGAGGCTTTGATAGAGGAGGTCAAGAGTTCCGGTTTGCGGGGGAGAGGCGGCGGAGGTTTCCCAACCGGCTTGAAATGGGAGTATACACGTAAAACTGAAGCCCCGGATCGCTATATCGTCTGTAACGCGGATGAAGGAGACCCCGGAGCTTATATGGACAGATCGATTCTCGAAGGTGACCCCCATTCCATAATAGAAGGCATGATCATCGGCGGATACGCTATCGGGGCTTCCACAGGATTTATTTATTGCAGAACAGAATACCCCCTGGCTATTGAAAGACTCGTAGTAGCTTTGGATCAGGCACACGAGAACGGTCTGCTCGGGGAGAATATCTTCGATTCAGGGTTCTCATTCGATATCCAGATCCGCGAGGGCTCAGGAGCATTTGTCTGCGGGGAAGAGACTTCGCTCATGCATTCTATAGAAGGAGTATCTCCGGAACCTGGAAACCGCCCTCCATTTCCATCCGAATCCGGTCTCTGGGAAAATCCTACGAACATCAACAATGTCGAGACCTGGGCGAACATCCCCGCTATAGTGACCAAAGGAAGCGGCTGGTATTCCGGTATAGGCACTGAGAAATCAAAGGGTACCAAAGTATTTTCGCTTGTTGGGAAAGTAAGGAACAATGGTCTTGTAGAAGTGCCAATGGGAATATCGCTCAGAGAGATCATCTACGAGATTGGCGAAGGAATCCCCGATGACAGGGAGTTCAAAGCTGTCCAGACAGGCGGTCCCTCAGGTGGATGTATTCCGTCGAAGCTTCTTGATCTGCCTGTAGATTATGAGCGGCTTGCTGAAGCGGGTTCAATCATGGGATCCGGAGGCATGGTAGTTATGGATTCCGATACCTGTGTTGTGGATATAGCGCGGTATTTCCTTGAGTTCACAAATGATGAATCCTGCGGTAAATGCACTTCCTGCCGGGACGGCAGTCAGCTTATGCTTGATATACTCTCAAGGATCACAAACGGTGACGGCAAACCTTCGGATGTCGATTTCCTGCTTGAACTTGGAGAGGCTGTGACGGACGCCTCCCAGTGCGGGCTGGGTCAGACACTCGCGAACCCGGTGCTGTCCACCATAGAGTATTTCAGGGACGAGTACGATGCGCATATAGAAAAGGCCGTATGCCCCGCGCACGTGTGCAAAGCACTGGTTGTATACAGGATCGATGCTGATGCCTGCACAGGATGCACCCTCTGCGCGAGGAACTGCCCCTCAGACGCGATAACCGG
The nucleotide sequence above comes from Candidatus Aegiribacteria sp.. Encoded proteins:
- a CDS encoding NADH-quinone oxidoreductase subunit NuoF yields the protein MSAMNKMKLDQLAQNGMESLYPEQIRISVGMATCGLATGAQAVFDEFEKILKQTGFNAVLSKTGCLGFCQREPIVDLFIPGIPRLTYVEMTPEIVTDFMDALEDGNIPKDNLLCKYDKELLLDDVFREFDLIEKQDELSGVPLYEDIPFFSKQQKIALRNCGIIDPGSIEEYIARGGYRALLKVLGGMTSEALIEEVKSSGLRGRGGGGFPTGLKWEYTRKTEAPDRYIVCNADEGDPGAYMDRSILEGDPHSIIEGMIIGGYAIGASTGFIYCRTEYPLAIERLVVALDQAHENGLLGENIFDSGFSFDIQIREGSGAFVCGEETSLMHSIEGVSPEPGNRPPFPSESGLWENPTNINNVETWANIPAIVTKGSGWYSGIGTEKSKGTKVFSLVGKVRNNGLVEVPMGISLREIIYEIGEGIPDDREFKAVQTGGPSGGCIPSKLLDLPVDYERLAEAGSIMGSGGMVVMDSDTCVVDIARYFLEFTNDESCGKCTSCRDGSQLMLDILSRITNGDGKPSDVDFLLELGEAVTDASQCGLGQTLANPVLSTIEYFRDEYDAHIEKAVCPAHVCKALVVYRIDADACTGCTLCARNCPSDAITGKVKEPHLIDSDKCTRCGFCYDVCKFNAIIVE
- a CDS encoding NAD(P)H-dependent oxidoreductase subunit E — translated: MEKNSAKSGAVLVVGGGIAGIQSSLDLADSGYKVYLLEQTPAIGGIMAQLDKTFPTNDCAMCVISPKLVGAGRHLNIDLITNAELMGIEGEAGNFTVSVKKHPRYVDSEKCTGCGACVINCPVTKIIYPVEIDEVDLSKKDRDIVDGILKKHLDQQGNLMPVLQEIDKHYSYLPKDVIRYVSTKLEIGITDIYNIATFYNSFSLTPRGRHKVSICMGTTCYVKGAEKLMQRTCEELGVEPGGTTEDLRFTVEAARCIGCCSLAPAIMIDDRVYGRVKLNDLSGILKDYE